One Gimesia aquarii DNA segment encodes these proteins:
- a CDS encoding Gfo/Idh/MocA family protein encodes MTDQQITRRKALQTTAALGAGLWLGTSVRPTRAAANEKLNVAVIGIGGRGAANLNAVGKTENIVALCDVDEKRAGKAYERYSQAKSFADFRRMLDAMENQIDAVVVSTPDHTHFHPSMMAMTMGKHLYCEKPMAHSVWEVREMTKLAAKKKLATQLGMQRHAYKNMHRVVELVQSGAIGDVNEVYSWVSSSRGMPALPVKTVPPPETLDWDLWIGPAKFRPYALNAKGQGTLAPYNWRFWWDYGTGETGNWGCHILDIPFWALDLKYPTRVEASGPEVDAERTPTKMQTSFAFPATNKRPALELHWSQSKKGPAILKEKEISLKGANTLFIGSKGMLLTGFNSHKLFPEKTFEGFKAPEQSIPDSPGFHLEWINACKGGTPATCNFDYSGPLSETVLLGNTAYRAGGGFDWDAATLTAGGNENARQYLYSKFRKGWEDFTS; translated from the coding sequence ATGACCGACCAACAAATTACTCGTCGTAAAGCCCTGCAGACTACAGCTGCTTTAGGAGCGGGGCTCTGGTTGGGAACTTCTGTCAGACCGACGCGGGCGGCTGCGAATGAAAAACTAAATGTGGCTGTGATTGGTATTGGTGGTCGTGGTGCTGCGAATTTAAACGCTGTCGGCAAAACAGAAAATATTGTTGCCCTCTGTGATGTCGATGAGAAACGAGCGGGTAAAGCCTATGAACGTTATTCGCAAGCAAAAAGTTTTGCCGATTTCCGCCGCATGCTTGACGCGATGGAAAATCAGATCGATGCTGTTGTGGTAAGTACTCCCGACCATACGCATTTCCATCCTTCGATGATGGCGATGACGATGGGCAAACATCTTTATTGCGAAAAACCGATGGCTCACTCAGTTTGGGAAGTACGCGAAATGACCAAACTAGCTGCCAAAAAGAAACTTGCAACGCAACTGGGTATGCAGCGGCATGCTTATAAAAATATGCATCGTGTTGTCGAACTCGTACAATCGGGGGCGATAGGTGATGTGAATGAAGTTTATAGCTGGGTGAGCAGTAGCCGAGGGATGCCTGCACTTCCTGTGAAAACTGTTCCGCCTCCGGAAACTCTCGATTGGGATTTGTGGATCGGTCCTGCCAAATTTCGTCCTTATGCTTTGAATGCTAAAGGGCAGGGAACGTTAGCACCATACAATTGGCGCTTCTGGTGGGATTACGGTACAGGAGAAACGGGAAACTGGGGTTGTCATATTCTGGACATCCCTTTTTGGGCACTCGACTTGAAATACCCCACACGCGTTGAAGCCTCGGGGCCAGAGGTCGATGCTGAGCGAACCCCTACAAAAATGCAGACCAGTTTTGCTTTCCCTGCGACCAACAAGCGGCCTGCTCTTGAACTTCACTGGTCTCAGTCAAAAAAAGGCCCTGCTATTTTGAAAGAAAAAGAAATTAGTCTGAAAGGTGCGAATACTCTCTTTATCGGTTCGAAAGGGATGCTGTTGACGGGGTTCAATTCTCACAAATTATTCCCTGAAAAAACTTTTGAAGGATTCAAAGCACCTGAACAGTCCATTCCGGATTCACCCGGTTTTCATCTGGAATGGATTAATGCCTGCAAAGGTGGCACACCTGCAACGTGCAACTTCGACTACTCCGGTCCCTTGTCCGAAACAGTTCTCTTGGGAAACACAGCTTATCGTGCGGGAGGAGGCTTCGATTGGGATGCAGCCACTTTGACAGCTGGAGGAAATGAGAATGCCAGGCAGTATCTTTATTCCAAGTTTCGTAAGGGATGGGAAGATTTCACGAGCTAA
- a CDS encoding polyphosphate kinase 2 family protein, translated as MDYIKKFRVQPGSCVDLEKIDASFKDKHESHQRALPEIDSYAQKLQDLQYLMYAEGKRSLLICLQGRDAAGKDGTINHVLGAMNPQGCTVTSFKVPSKDEAAHDFLWRYHKVAPAQGQVAIFNRSHYEDVLVVRVHDMVPKEVWSKRYEHINNFEKLLHDHGTHILKFYLHIDAEEEMARFKKRIDDPTRHWKISEGDYSERPFWNDYTTAFEEAMSQCSTEHAPWFIIPANHKWFRNLAISRIIVETMEGLNMEFPEPTVDIEEIRKKYHAIVEEELDEA; from the coding sequence ATGGATTACATCAAGAAATTTCGTGTTCAGCCAGGCAGTTGTGTGGATCTTGAAAAGATTGACGCCAGTTTCAAAGACAAGCATGAATCTCATCAACGTGCGTTACCAGAAATAGATTCCTATGCTCAAAAGTTGCAGGACCTTCAGTACCTCATGTATGCAGAAGGGAAACGCTCGCTCTTGATTTGCCTACAGGGCCGTGATGCCGCAGGAAAGGATGGGACGATCAATCATGTATTGGGAGCGATGAACCCTCAAGGATGCACCGTTACGAGCTTCAAGGTCCCTTCAAAAGATGAGGCGGCCCACGATTTCCTCTGGAGATATCACAAGGTGGCACCGGCTCAAGGACAGGTGGCGATTTTTAATCGTTCTCACTACGAAGATGTGCTCGTCGTGCGCGTACATGACATGGTGCCTAAGGAAGTATGGTCAAAGCGTTATGAGCATATTAACAATTTCGAGAAGCTGTTACATGATCATGGAACACACATTCTCAAGTTCTACCTACACATCGATGCTGAAGAAGAAATGGCGCGTTTCAAGAAGCGAATTGACGACCCGACGCGTCATTGGAAGATCAGCGAAGGCGACTATTCAGAACGGCCATTCTGGAATGATTATACTACTGCATTCGAAGAGGCAATGAGCCAGTGTAGTACCGAACATGCTCCGTGGTTCATCATTCCTGCAAACCACAAATGGTTCCGCAATCTTGCCATTTCCAGAATTATTGTTGAGACAATGGAAGGGCTGAACATGGAGTTTCCAGAACCGACAGTCGACATCGAAGAGATCAGAAAGAAATACCATGCAATTGTAGAAGAGGAACTAGATGAAGCGTAG
- a CDS encoding plasma-membrane proton-efflux P-type ATPase gives MSRTREIDDDLEHASLEAVYEQLDTSSKGLTSAEAQTRIGQYGRNELTDKEVNDLQKFLRFFWGPIAWMIEAAALLSLLMEHWADLTIIMVLLLYNAVSGFWQERKASNALAALKAGLAPKATVLRDGHFSSIDSAEVVPGDVVRIKLGEVVPADVRFIEGDYISIDQSALTGESLPVSKKVGDEGYSGSIAKQGEMHAVVISTGNNTFFGRTASLVAGAGGEASHSQRATTQIGNFLILISVLLCVILVGFEIYQDVVVKHLWQWSDLAAIARMVLVLLIASIPVAMPTVMTVTNSLGAQKLARKKAIVSRLEAIEELAGVDILCSDKTGTLTKNILTLGDPILFDASTTDDLILAGALASERGSEDAIDKAVCGGLKESKLLDDYQVTRFVPFDPVSKRTEGQVTDPAGNAIRYTKGAPQVIIELCALDDNVKSKGEQTVSDLAAKGLRALGVAESTDDGKSWCFLGILPMLDPPRDDSQQTIARAKAHGLHVKMVTGDDVAIGSEISTQLGMGSHLIAAADMFTRDMDMSHLSDHITGCVEKADGFGRVFPEHKYGIVKALQDRGHIVAMTGDGVNDAPALKQADCGVAVSGATDAARAAADLILTAPGLSTIIEAIDESREIFERIINYILFRVAMTLDIMFVVVLATVFFGFSPLTPIMIILLALLDDIPIITIAYDNTQLPKEPVRWEMKRLLFISSFMGIMAIAQSFGLLLIGMEWLSNSEWQSWIKLNQEQVQTVVFLQIVAGGHLLLFVMRSRASIFRPPWAAMPLFLAIVGTQIFAVLMCGFGWFVTALPWTIIGLVWIYILVWMVVLDVMKLALYYKLAHDQHHT, from the coding sequence ATGAGTCGCACTCGCGAGATAGATGATGATCTGGAACACGCGAGTTTGGAGGCAGTTTACGAGCAACTTGATACTTCTTCCAAGGGATTGACTTCGGCCGAAGCACAGACGCGGATTGGCCAGTATGGCCGTAACGAATTGACCGATAAGGAAGTTAACGACCTGCAAAAATTCCTCCGTTTTTTCTGGGGGCCTATTGCCTGGATGATTGAAGCCGCGGCTTTACTGTCGCTTCTGATGGAGCATTGGGCCGATCTCACAATCATCATGGTGCTGCTTCTCTACAATGCCGTTTCGGGATTCTGGCAGGAACGCAAGGCGTCGAATGCTCTGGCGGCTTTGAAAGCAGGACTCGCTCCCAAGGCGACAGTATTGCGCGATGGCCATTTTTCTTCTATCGACTCTGCAGAGGTTGTGCCCGGAGATGTGGTACGGATCAAGCTGGGTGAGGTCGTGCCCGCTGACGTGCGGTTTATTGAAGGAGATTATATCAGCATTGACCAGTCTGCATTGACGGGAGAGTCTCTGCCTGTGAGCAAAAAAGTCGGTGATGAGGGCTACTCCGGCAGCATTGCCAAACAAGGTGAAATGCATGCAGTGGTAATCAGTACTGGGAACAATACTTTTTTTGGTCGCACTGCCAGTCTGGTCGCAGGGGCTGGCGGCGAGGCTTCGCATTCACAACGGGCGACGACTCAGATCGGAAATTTTCTCATTCTTATCTCGGTACTCCTCTGTGTTATATTAGTGGGATTCGAGATCTATCAGGATGTCGTAGTAAAGCACCTCTGGCAGTGGTCTGACTTGGCGGCGATTGCCCGTATGGTATTGGTTCTATTAATTGCTTCGATTCCAGTCGCAATGCCGACGGTGATGACTGTGACTAATTCATTGGGGGCTCAGAAACTAGCCCGGAAGAAGGCTATCGTTTCTCGACTGGAGGCGATCGAGGAACTCGCTGGAGTTGACATCCTCTGCTCAGACAAGACAGGGACCCTCACCAAGAACATTTTGACACTCGGTGATCCAATCCTTTTCGATGCAAGCACTACCGATGATCTCATACTAGCTGGTGCATTGGCTTCCGAAAGGGGCAGTGAGGACGCCATTGATAAAGCAGTCTGTGGAGGACTAAAAGAGAGCAAACTGCTGGATGATTATCAGGTAACCAGGTTTGTGCCTTTCGATCCAGTCAGTAAGCGAACTGAAGGGCAAGTAACCGATCCAGCTGGCAATGCAATTAGATATACCAAAGGCGCGCCGCAGGTTATCATCGAGTTGTGCGCATTGGATGATAATGTCAAATCAAAGGGCGAACAAACCGTTTCAGACCTTGCTGCCAAAGGACTACGCGCCCTTGGCGTGGCGGAATCAACTGATGATGGCAAGAGCTGGTGTTTTCTGGGTATCTTGCCAATGCTTGATCCGCCTCGAGACGACTCTCAGCAGACGATCGCGCGTGCCAAGGCACATGGGTTGCATGTTAAAATGGTAACTGGAGATGATGTCGCAATTGGCAGCGAAATTTCGACGCAGTTGGGTATGGGGTCTCACCTCATTGCAGCTGCCGACATGTTTACCAGAGATATGGACATGAGCCATTTGTCTGATCACATCACTGGGTGTGTCGAAAAAGCAGATGGGTTTGGCAGAGTGTTCCCCGAGCATAAATATGGCATCGTCAAGGCGTTGCAGGATCGAGGACATATTGTTGCCATGACCGGTGATGGAGTTAATGATGCGCCAGCTCTGAAACAGGCGGACTGTGGTGTTGCCGTCAGTGGTGCGACCGACGCCGCCCGGGCTGCAGCAGACCTGATACTGACTGCTCCCGGACTGTCTACGATCATTGAAGCCATCGATGAATCGCGCGAGATATTCGAACGGATCATCAACTACATACTGTTTCGAGTTGCCATGACTTTGGACATTATGTTTGTGGTCGTTCTGGCAACGGTGTTCTTTGGCTTCTCGCCGCTAACTCCGATCATGATTATTCTGCTGGCTTTGCTAGACGACATTCCGATCATTACGATCGCTTACGATAATACCCAGTTGCCGAAAGAACCGGTGCGCTGGGAAATGAAGCGACTGTTGTTCATTTCCAGCTTCATGGGGATCATGGCGATAGCTCAAAGTTTTGGCTTGTTGCTGATTGGCATGGAATGGCTCAGCAACAGTGAGTGGCAATCCTGGATCAAACTGAATCAGGAACAGGTTCAGACGGTCGTCTTTTTACAGATTGTGGCGGGCGGTCACCTGCTATTGTTTGTCATGCGTTCGCGGGCAAGTATTTTCCGGCCCCCCTGGGCGGCTATGCCTTTGTTTCTGGCGATTGTGGGGACCCAGATTTTTGCCGTCCTGATGTGTGGATTTGGCTGGTTTGTTACCGCGCTACCTTGGACTATCATCGGGCTTGTTTGGATTTACATCTTGGTTTGGATGGTTGTACTCGATGTGATGAAACTGGCCTTGTATTACAAGCTCGCACATGATCAGCATCATACATAA
- a CDS encoding HEAT repeat domain-containing protein, whose amino-acid sequence MRHVILIILSFLLTICSGATCAWALGEESFGNQPLNAANFQDWPGIVPVVNHESRVYHQWVNGNEYCFYRGNNESLNDVLKKFAATDEKVHEVVLRPGPAVVDSFNKSKTIHYHWNLHLVGGIAKTMTKKDQGAKIWSKHPILTIYVGGNIQLDKIKIPKGVSVLELADLEKRYSKGLKSTDTTVRGWSNGQLARLDPYSESNMKAIARLLEDDDKWVRLNAAGALATFGKKAEPLLPTLQETLNTDDQQLKTRVKETIKKIEDAKDKTKAEKEHQEMVSKISQFRKSLAK is encoded by the coding sequence ATGCGGCATGTTATCTTAATAATATTGAGTTTCCTGCTGACTATTTGCAGTGGCGCCACATGCGCATGGGCTTTAGGGGAAGAGAGTTTTGGCAACCAACCTTTGAATGCGGCCAATTTTCAGGATTGGCCGGGAATTGTTCCGGTCGTCAACCATGAAAGCCGCGTTTATCATCAATGGGTCAACGGCAATGAATACTGTTTCTACCGCGGAAATAACGAGTCACTAAATGATGTGTTAAAAAAATTTGCTGCTACTGACGAAAAAGTGCATGAGGTTGTGTTGCGACCGGGACCAGCAGTAGTGGACTCTTTCAACAAGTCAAAAACGATTCACTATCATTGGAATCTGCATCTTGTCGGCGGCATCGCCAAAACGATGACGAAAAAAGATCAAGGTGCTAAAATCTGGAGCAAGCACCCGATTCTAACGATTTACGTGGGTGGCAATATTCAATTGGACAAAATCAAGATTCCCAAAGGTGTCTCAGTACTCGAACTTGCCGATCTGGAAAAACGCTATTCTAAGGGACTGAAAAGTACTGATACTACCGTGCGTGGCTGGAGTAACGGGCAACTGGCTCGACTTGATCCATACAGCGAAAGTAATATGAAGGCGATCGCTCGCTTATTAGAGGACGATGACAAGTGGGTCCGTTTAAATGCAGCAGGTGCCCTGGCAACTTTCGGCAAGAAAGCCGAGCCTCTGCTACCAACTTTGCAGGAGACACTAAATACAGATGACCAACAGTTGAAAACTCGAGTCAAAGAAACGATTAAAAAAATTGAAGATGCCAAAGACAAAACGAAAGCAGAAAAAGAACACCAGGAAATGGTCTCAAAAATTAGCCAGTTTCGAAAATCGCTCGCTAAATAA
- a CDS encoding DUF1559 domain-containing protein, translated as MINKKRGFTLIELLVVIAIIAILIALLLPAVQQAREAARRASCKNNLKQIGLALHNYNETHSCFPVGISGSPVDINGVRWYNTGKVLWMAYVLPFIDQGNLYQDIDFNVGDPGRNAVNSPVKARILPIYRCPSDPGNQAATGYLQEGPSNYGACLGRDPINAIFGGGSAHANNGTSVLYMNSRTKLRDITDGSSNTMVVAECLVGGIYYDYGNGVNSPLPACSNNPSGTPRTGRGRSWFFGDNAIEWGFTTTFPPNALSETGGCKSYQEFGNSDAGSKHEGGAHILLCDGAVRFVSENMHLPTWQNLGDKADGNVLGEY; from the coding sequence ATGATAAACAAAAAGCGTGGGTTCACTCTCATTGAGCTGCTGGTTGTGATCGCCATTATTGCGATTTTGATTGCCCTGTTGTTGCCTGCAGTGCAACAGGCACGCGAGGCCGCTCGCCGGGCGTCCTGTAAAAATAATCTGAAGCAAATTGGCTTAGCACTTCACAACTATAATGAAACTCATAGCTGCTTTCCTGTTGGAATATCCGGATCGCCCGTCGATATCAATGGGGTTCGCTGGTACAACACCGGAAAAGTATTGTGGATGGCTTATGTCTTACCCTTTATTGATCAGGGAAACTTGTATCAGGATATCGATTTTAATGTGGGTGACCCGGGAAGAAACGCAGTCAATTCTCCTGTGAAAGCCAGAATACTTCCCATCTATCGCTGCCCCAGTGATCCAGGCAATCAGGCTGCAACCGGTTATCTGCAAGAAGGTCCCAGTAATTATGGAGCCTGTTTAGGTCGAGATCCGATCAATGCAATTTTTGGTGGTGGATCGGCGCATGCAAATAACGGTACTTCGGTGCTCTATATGAATAGTAGAACAAAGCTTCGAGATATTACCGATGGTTCATCAAATACAATGGTCGTAGCAGAATGTCTGGTGGGAGGGATTTACTACGATTATGGAAATGGTGTGAATAGCCCTCTTCCCGCTTGTAGTAATAATCCTTCGGGGACACCAAGAACCGGTAGAGGTCGTTCCTGGTTTTTTGGTGACAATGCGATTGAGTGGGGGTTTACGACAACATTCCCTCCCAATGCACTTTCAGAAACAGGTGGTTGTAAATCCTACCAGGAATTTGGAAACTCGGATGCAGGCAGCAAACACGAAGGGGGCGCTCATATTTTATTATGTGATGGAGCGGTGCGATTCGTTTCTGAGAACATGCATTTGCCTACCTGGCAGAACCTGGGAGACAAAGCTGATGGGAACGTATTGGGAGAATATTAA
- a CDS encoding mechanosensitive ion channel family protein — translation MGRFHFSDCLVSVFFSLIIFPSIGFAEPNLNYRPADTSSPRSTLKDFIDASNQISKHVRDTKFVNRDSEALRPIILRILDCLDQSDLPAFAREMRAAEVAICLKEIMDRVELPPFDEIPGIEEVDSAGDKLTSWRIPGTRITIARMEEGPQKHEYLFSKGTVDRAVRYYQDMKAYPYRTSGPETSPGFYRWYFSSPGHSAVVPIIERLPKGFRDQVFGMAVWKWPALFLSIIVASLVMLLIYRIHFRLTQRWKGKNIVCYCLTIIFPILAVFAPFIVTYVVKDQLIVRGWPLYIVDFASLLIALLASIFVVFAASNRVAETIIASPKINPQGLNAQLIRIISRLMSMVIAVAVFLVGGQYLGIKLTTLLASAGIGGFAVALAAQDTLKTLFGTIMLMADKPFRVGERIQFNQYDGNVEDIGLRSTRVRLLTGNLVTIPNDELARCDIENITRRPYIRRSADIKIPLDTHRTKVEQCIEIIRNTLKDHEGMNPDLPARVYFDEFNDDSFNIKVIYWYTPPEFWDFLAFSQKVNLQIFQAFEEQGIQFSQPLRVVHTDTESQGP, via the coding sequence GTGGGTCGATTTCATTTTTCAGACTGTCTTGTAAGTGTCTTCTTTAGTTTAATAATTTTTCCGAGTATTGGATTTGCTGAGCCAAATCTCAATTATCGTCCGGCTGATACCTCCAGTCCGCGGAGTACACTTAAAGACTTCATTGACGCAAGTAATCAGATTTCGAAACATGTTCGCGACACCAAATTTGTCAATCGAGATTCTGAGGCTTTACGCCCAATTATTTTACGGATACTTGACTGTCTCGATCAAAGCGACTTACCGGCGTTTGCCAGAGAAATGCGAGCTGCAGAAGTGGCGATTTGTTTGAAGGAAATTATGGATCGTGTTGAGTTGCCTCCGTTTGATGAAATTCCAGGGATTGAAGAGGTCGACTCAGCAGGCGATAAATTGACCAGTTGGCGGATTCCCGGAACACGAATCACAATCGCACGGATGGAAGAGGGGCCGCAAAAACATGAGTATCTCTTTTCAAAAGGGACCGTTGATCGAGCGGTACGCTATTACCAGGATATGAAGGCGTACCCTTATCGAACTTCAGGACCTGAAACTTCACCCGGGTTTTACCGTTGGTATTTTTCTTCTCCCGGTCATTCAGCGGTGGTACCAATCATTGAAAGATTGCCCAAGGGGTTTCGCGATCAGGTATTTGGTATGGCGGTCTGGAAATGGCCTGCGCTTTTTCTTTCGATCATTGTGGCGAGTCTGGTAATGCTACTAATTTACCGTATTCATTTCAGACTGACTCAACGTTGGAAAGGTAAGAACATCGTTTGTTACTGCTTGACGATTATATTTCCGATTTTAGCTGTGTTTGCTCCTTTCATCGTAACATATGTAGTGAAAGATCAACTCATCGTACGGGGATGGCCTTTATATATTGTCGATTTTGCTTCTCTCCTGATTGCATTACTGGCTTCCATTTTTGTTGTGTTCGCTGCCAGTAATCGTGTGGCGGAAACGATCATCGCTTCGCCAAAAATTAATCCACAAGGTCTCAACGCACAATTGATTCGAATTATTTCAAGACTCATGAGCATGGTGATAGCCGTCGCAGTATTTCTTGTTGGTGGGCAATACCTGGGAATCAAGTTGACAACATTATTAGCCAGTGCTGGGATTGGTGGATTTGCTGTGGCACTAGCTGCTCAGGATACGCTGAAAACTTTATTTGGTACCATTATGTTAATGGCTGACAAACCGTTTCGGGTGGGGGAGCGTATTCAGTTCAATCAATATGATGGAAACGTAGAAGACATCGGTTTGCGCTCAACGCGCGTTCGTCTCTTAACAGGGAATCTGGTAACGATTCCGAATGATGAGCTCGCGCGTTGTGACATCGAAAACATCACTCGTCGGCCTTATATCCGTCGTAGTGCAGATATCAAAATTCCATTAGATACTCACAGAACAAAAGTAGAACAATGCATCGAGATCATCCGAAATACCCTAAAGGATCACGAAGGAATGAATCCGGATTTACCAGCGCGCGTTTATTTCGATGAGTTCAACGATGATTCTTTCAATATCAAAGTGATTTACTGGTATACACCACCAGAATTCTGGGATTTTTTAGCGTTTAGCCAGAAGGTGAATCTGCAAATATTTCAAGCATTTGAAGAACAGGGAATTCAATTCTCACAACCATTACGTGTCGTGCATACTGACACGGAAAGTCAAGGACCGTAA
- a CDS encoding ferrochelatase, producing the protein MTNSYDAILVVSFGGPEGPDDVIPFLENVLRGKNVPRERMLEVAEHYQHFGGVSPINEQNRLLIKALEQELEQHGPDLPIYWGNRNWDPLLSDTLEQMKQAGIERALAFFTSAFSSYSGCRQYREDIQRAQEQVGEGAPEVQKMRVFYNHPGFIEAMVERTQEALTQVPEERRDQAHILFTAHSIPLTMASGCQYEAQLKESARLVSERLGSYQWDLVYQSRSGPPQQPWLGPDVCDFITQMGEKNEVQDIVIVPIGFVSDHMEVLFDLDTEAKDVGEKLGINVVRAKTVGVHPRFITMIRELIEERINGAEERPALGDRGASHDVCPVDCCLRTSEARR; encoded by the coding sequence ATGACAAATTCATACGATGCAATTTTAGTGGTTTCGTTTGGTGGTCCTGAAGGCCCCGATGATGTAATCCCTTTTCTGGAGAATGTGTTGCGAGGTAAAAATGTGCCTCGGGAGCGGATGTTGGAAGTGGCTGAACACTATCAACACTTTGGGGGTGTCAGTCCCATCAACGAGCAGAATCGTTTATTAATCAAAGCATTGGAACAAGAGCTTGAGCAACATGGGCCTGATCTACCAATCTATTGGGGTAACCGAAACTGGGATCCACTTCTGTCTGATACTCTGGAGCAGATGAAACAAGCGGGAATTGAACGCGCATTGGCTTTTTTTACCTCAGCTTTCAGTTCCTATTCTGGTTGTCGACAATATCGGGAAGATATTCAACGTGCTCAGGAGCAGGTAGGGGAAGGGGCTCCTGAAGTTCAAAAAATGAGAGTCTTTTACAATCATCCCGGTTTCATCGAAGCGATGGTTGAACGAACACAGGAAGCGCTCACTCAAGTTCCTGAAGAGAGACGCGATCAGGCACATATTTTGTTTACTGCTCACAGTATTCCTCTCACCATGGCTTCCGGATGTCAATATGAGGCACAGTTGAAAGAGTCTGCCCGACTCGTGAGTGAGCGGCTGGGATCCTATCAATGGGATCTGGTGTATCAAAGTCGTAGTGGTCCTCCGCAGCAACCCTGGCTGGGACCTGACGTTTGTGATTTCATCACTCAGATGGGAGAAAAGAATGAGGTGCAGGATATCGTGATCGTTCCTATCGGGTTTGTTTCCGATCATATGGAGGTTCTATTCGATTTAGATACGGAAGCCAAAGATGTGGGAGAGAAATTGGGTATTAATGTAGTTCGCGCCAAAACTGTGGGAGTGCATCCCCGGTTTATCACGATGATCCGTGAGTTGATTGAAGAACGAATTAATGGTGCAGAGGAACGTCCTGCATTAGGTGACCGGGGAGCCAGTCACGATGTCTGTCCAGTTGATTGCTGTTTACGTACTTCGGAAGCACGACGCTGA
- the msrA gene encoding peptide-methionine (S)-S-oxide reductase MsrA, giving the protein MTLTQLPLLVFIGLSLTTMLTLLSGCEKSLTQEDRPVAIAEEQPESNSTPVAQEVEDGLEVATLGSGCFWCTEAVFRELKGVKSAISGYSGGKVPNPTYKAVSAGTTDHAEVIQITYDPKQISFTDVLKVFWETHDPTTLNRQGADVGTQYRSAVFYHNEQQKEEATEYKKQLDESGKFKSPIVTEITAFKEFYPAEDYHQDYFKLNPNQQYCQYVIRPKLEKFRSKFADKLKTEEK; this is encoded by the coding sequence ATGACATTGACACAATTACCACTCTTAGTATTTATTGGTCTCTCTCTCACCACAATGCTGACTTTGTTGAGTGGTTGTGAAAAATCGCTCACACAAGAGGACCGTCCTGTCGCGATTGCCGAGGAACAACCAGAATCAAATTCCACCCCTGTTGCTCAGGAAGTAGAAGACGGACTTGAAGTCGCCACGCTTGGGTCAGGCTGCTTCTGGTGCACTGAAGCTGTATTTCGCGAATTGAAAGGGGTCAAATCTGCTATCTCCGGATATTCAGGCGGTAAGGTTCCCAACCCCACTTATAAAGCTGTGAGTGCGGGCACAACAGACCATGCCGAAGTCATTCAGATTACCTATGATCCCAAACAGATTTCATTCACAGATGTACTCAAAGTATTTTGGGAAACACATGACCCCACTACCTTAAATCGACAAGGTGCTGATGTGGGTACGCAATACCGTTCTGCTGTCTTTTATCATAACGAACAGCAAAAAGAAGAAGCCACTGAGTATAAAAAACAACTGGATGAATCAGGGAAATTTAAAAGTCCTATCGTGACAGAAATCACTGCCTTCAAAGAATTTTATCCTGCCGAGGACTATCACCAGGACTACTTTAAGCTCAATCCAAATCAACAGTATTGCCAATACGTCATCCGCCCAAAATTAGAAAAATTCCGCAGTAAATTCGCTGATAAGCTGAAAACAGAAGAGAAATAA